In one Sulfitobacter sp. LCG007 genomic region, the following are encoded:
- a CDS encoding chemotaxis protein CheW, with product MSDKDTSATIELLTFRLGDQEYSLDIMSVREIRGWTRATPLPHAPGYMKGVINLRGTVLPVMDLALRLGLTPREHTDRNVIIVVKHEDAMTGLLVDAVSDIIALTADDLQPPPDMQTSAIPNVVSALTLIDERMIRVLDLGSIVNSTQSAAA from the coding sequence ATGAGCGACAAGGACACATCAGCCACGATCGAACTCCTGACCTTCCGGCTTGGGGATCAGGAATATTCACTCGACATCATGTCGGTGCGCGAAATACGTGGCTGGACCAGAGCCACTCCCCTGCCGCATGCGCCCGGTTACATGAAGGGCGTCATCAACCTGCGCGGCACGGTACTGCCGGTGATGGATCTCGCTCTCAGGCTCGGCCTGACCCCGCGCGAGCACACCGACCGAAACGTCATCATCGTGGTCAAGCACGAAGATGCGATGACCGGTTTGCTTGTGGATGCCGTCTCCGACATCATCGCGCTTACGGCTGACGATCTTCAGCCGCCGCCTGACATGCAGACAAGCGCCATCCCGAACGTCGTGAGCGCGCTGACCCTCATCGACGAGCGGATGATCCGCGTGCTCGATCTTGGCTCTATCGTCAACTCTACCCAATCCGCAGCCGCGTGA
- a CDS encoding chemotaxis protein CheA, with product MAQNDPMAEIRASFFIECEELLEALQDGLQSMEEEGGEESETINVVFRAVHSIKGGAGAFGLEALVRFAHRFETVLDEVRAGRMSPDADAIRLFFQCADHLSDLVRISRDAGELPTAETASLLAALDALLGEEGASEREPEPEEEIDFQPAGLSLDLDFGGGDLPPLISAMPRFRIEFTPENELFETGNEPFLMLRALDAMGQCQVTCHTERLPDFASLAPETSYLSWTIELEADVQEAEIASVFEFVEGLCTLNITRIEDETAGTSSTAEEVTDMQTGTDTSDTTDPLAPPAKPAEADPGPLVQPLVDKASAPPAAKAPAAPASAGSGGSADNSGEQKGASAAAAAKSVVRVDIDRIERLVNLVGELVINQAMLAQSLEESGLSPHSDAMNGLEEFQRLTRDIQDSVMMIRAQPVKSLFQRMSRIVREASAAVGKDVRLHTVGESTEVDKTVIERLADPLTHMIRNAVDHGLESAEKRVAAGKPAQGRVNLTAAHRSGRVVIEVSDDGGGINRKRVLEIAIEKGLVPAEAQLSDTEIDNLLFLPGFSTASVISDLSGRGVGMDVVRTSIQSLGGRISISSTPGVGTTFSISLPLTLAVLDGMVVQVADETLVLPLSVVVETLTLASKDVEMVRPGAYVVRVRSGFVPLFDLGKELGYRQPITDYDGTVVLLIAQEDGSNAALVIDSIQDQRQVVIKGLDDSFYRAPGIAAATILGDGQIALIVDTSDIISNAIGSHGAAATPSLTGLSA from the coding sequence ATGGCTCAGAATGATCCTATGGCCGAAATCCGCGCCTCGTTCTTCATCGAATGCGAAGAACTGCTCGAGGCGCTGCAGGACGGCCTGCAATCAATGGAGGAGGAGGGCGGCGAGGAGTCCGAGACGATCAACGTCGTCTTTCGCGCGGTCCATTCCATCAAGGGCGGTGCCGGTGCCTTCGGCCTCGAGGCGCTGGTAAGGTTTGCCCATCGCTTCGAAACCGTGCTCGACGAGGTTCGTGCCGGACGCATGTCTCCGGACGCCGACGCGATCAGGCTTTTCTTCCAGTGCGCCGACCATCTGTCCGACCTGGTGCGCATAAGCCGGGACGCCGGAGAGCTTCCGACAGCGGAAACCGCCTCCCTTCTCGCGGCGCTCGATGCGCTTCTCGGTGAAGAAGGCGCTTCCGAGCGTGAACCCGAGCCGGAGGAGGAAATCGATTTCCAGCCGGCCGGGTTGTCACTGGATCTGGATTTCGGTGGCGGCGATCTGCCACCTCTGATTTCCGCAATGCCGCGCTTCCGGATCGAGTTCACCCCCGAAAACGAGCTTTTTGAGACGGGCAACGAACCTTTCCTCATGCTTCGCGCTCTCGATGCTATGGGCCAGTGCCAGGTCACCTGTCACACTGAGAGGCTCCCCGATTTTGCTTCGCTCGCGCCCGAGACAAGTTATCTGTCCTGGACCATTGAACTTGAGGCCGATGTTCAGGAGGCCGAGATCGCATCGGTATTCGAATTCGTCGAAGGTCTTTGCACGCTCAATATAACCCGCATCGAAGATGAAACCGCCGGGACCTCATCGACGGCGGAAGAGGTGACCGACATGCAGACGGGAACTGATACCTCGGATACGACCGATCCGCTGGCGCCACCGGCAAAGCCTGCAGAGGCAGATCCGGGCCCTTTGGTCCAACCGCTGGTGGATAAGGCAAGCGCCCCGCCAGCGGCAAAAGCCCCGGCGGCACCTGCATCTGCAGGATCGGGCGGCAGTGCAGACAATTCAGGCGAGCAGAAGGGCGCTAGCGCGGCTGCTGCGGCCAAATCAGTCGTCCGGGTCGACATCGACCGCATCGAACGCCTCGTGAACCTGGTCGGCGAACTGGTGATCAACCAGGCGATGCTTGCGCAGAGCCTCGAGGAGTCCGGTCTTTCACCGCACTCGGACGCCATGAACGGTCTCGAAGAGTTCCAGCGCCTGACCCGTGACATTCAGGACAGTGTCATGATGATCCGGGCACAGCCCGTGAAATCGCTGTTCCAGCGCATGTCGCGTATCGTGCGCGAGGCGTCCGCGGCCGTCGGCAAGGACGTGCGTCTCCATACCGTCGGAGAAAGCACCGAGGTCGACAAGACAGTCATCGAGCGCCTTGCCGATCCGCTGACCCACATGATCCGGAACGCTGTCGATCACGGCCTTGAATCCGCCGAAAAACGGGTGGCGGCCGGCAAGCCGGCACAGGGGCGCGTGAATCTCACTGCCGCGCACCGCTCTGGCCGCGTGGTGATCGAGGTTTCCGACGACGGTGGTGGCATCAACCGCAAGCGTGTGCTCGAGATCGCCATTGAAAAGGGTCTGGTACCGGCGGAGGCCCAGCTTTCGGATACCGAGATCGACAACCTGCTTTTCCTGCCGGGGTTCTCGACTGCAAGCGTAATCTCCGATCTGTCCGGACGGGGAGTCGGCATGGATGTCGTGCGAACCTCGATCCAGTCGCTGGGCGGACGTATCTCCATCTCGTCAACGCCTGGCGTCGGCACGACGTTCTCGATTTCGCTGCCTCTGACCCTAGCCGTTCTCGACGGGATGGTGGTCCAGGTCGCGGACGAGACGCTCGTGCTGCCACTAAGCGTCGTCGTCGAAACGCTGACGCTGGCGTCGAAAGACGTCGAGATGGTACGCCCCGGTGCCTATGTTGTGCGTGTCCGCAGCGGTTTTGTGCCTCTCTTCGACCTGGGTAAGGAACTCGGATACCGACAGCCGATCACAGATTATGACGGCACCGTCGTGCTGCTGATCGCGCAGGAAGACGGCAGCAACGCGGCACTCGTCATCGACAGCATCCAGGATCAGCGCCAGGTGGTGATCAAGGGGCTGGACGACAGTTTCTACCGCGCGCCGGGCATCGCCGCCGCGACGATCCTGGGTGACGGCCAGATCGCCCTGATCGTCGACACGTCCGACATCATCAGCAACGCCATCGGCAGCCACGGCGCGGCTGCCACTCCTTCACTGACAGGACTTTCCGCATGA
- a CDS encoding response regulator: MSLEILAVDDSRTMRDMIRLALLPAGFTVHTADDGVHGIEVLGGIQPDAIITDINMPRMDGFGFIDAVRSQDKHRATPILVLTTEAAPELKARAREAGATGWIVKPFDPEKLVRALQMVAG; the protein is encoded by the coding sequence ATGTCGCTTGAGATTCTCGCCGTCGATGACAGCCGCACCATGCGCGACATGATCCGCCTCGCCCTGCTGCCGGCCGGCTTCACGGTTCATACCGCCGATGACGGCGTCCACGGGATCGAGGTCCTCGGCGGTATCCAGCCAGATGCGATCATCACGGACATCAACATGCCGCGGATGGACGGTTTCGGTTTCATCGATGCGGTCCGCAGCCAGGACAAGCATCGCGCCACACCCATCCTGGTGCTCACGACCGAGGCGGCTCCCGAGCTGAAGGCGCGGGCGCGCGAAGCCGGCGCCACGGGATGGATCGTCAAGCCCTTCGACCCGGAAAAGCTGGTCAGGGCGTTGCAGATGGTTGCAGGTTAG
- a CDS encoding STAS domain-containing protein — MTEPVVLAPRLDLPAASTLMETLKDHDRDITLDLSKVTYFGALCLQVVIAAATAVRAAGHNVSLVNASDRVVEQLRVMGQSPESIAEGQNVA; from the coding sequence ATGACAGAGCCTGTTGTGCTTGCGCCGCGGCTTGATCTTCCAGCGGCTTCGACGCTGATGGAAACGCTCAAGGATCACGACCGCGACATCACTCTGGATCTGTCCAAGGTGACATATTTCGGCGCGCTCTGCCTTCAGGTGGTGATCGCGGCAGCCACTGCGGTGCGCGCCGCCGGGCACAACGTGTCGCTGGTGAATGCCAGCGACCGGGTGGTCGAACAACTCAGGGTCATGGGCCAATCGCCCGAATCCATCGCGGAGGGGCAAAATGTCGCTTGA
- a CDS encoding methyltetrahydrofolate cobalamin methyltransferase has product MTRTIVESKSKTAIIGFDQPFCVIGERINPTGRKKLAAELEAGDFSTVEADALAQVEAGATVLDINSGAVFTNRMAEDPRYADNNFVEPPLMRELISRVQAITDVPLCIDSSVPGALQAGLEACEGRPLLNSVTGEEERLEIVLPLVKKFNVPVVAISNDDTGISEDPDVRFAVAKKIVERAADFGIPAHDIVVDPLVMPIGAMATAGLQVFALVRRLREELGVNTTCGASNISFGLPNRHGINNAFLPMAMTAGMTSAIMNPIALPVPASKIEERKQELLEAGIVIPDDMDPETFCRLTGLGSTRARAGKEMEAIRAANFLTNNDPHGTAWIMFNKEAPKKGQEGRGRDARAGGRRRRG; this is encoded by the coding sequence ATGACCCGTACCATCGTAGAATCGAAATCGAAGACCGCGATCATCGGCTTCGACCAGCCTTTCTGCGTGATCGGCGAGCGGATCAATCCCACCGGGCGCAAGAAGCTCGCGGCCGAGCTCGAGGCAGGCGATTTCTCGACCGTGGAAGCCGACGCCCTCGCGCAGGTGGAAGCCGGCGCCACCGTGCTCGACATCAATTCGGGGGCGGTGTTCACCAACAGGATGGCCGAAGATCCGCGCTATGCCGACAACAACTTCGTCGAGCCGCCGTTGATGCGCGAACTGATAAGCCGCGTGCAGGCCATCACGGACGTGCCGCTGTGCATCGACAGCTCGGTGCCCGGAGCGCTTCAGGCCGGGCTCGAGGCCTGCGAGGGACGCCCGCTGCTGAATTCGGTGACCGGAGAGGAAGAGCGCCTCGAGATCGTCCTGCCGCTGGTCAAGAAGTTCAATGTCCCCGTGGTCGCCATCTCCAACGACGATACCGGCATATCCGAGGACCCCGACGTGCGCTTCGCTGTGGCCAAGAAGATCGTCGAGCGCGCAGCGGATTTCGGCATTCCGGCCCATGACATTGTCGTCGATCCGCTTGTCATGCCTATCGGGGCCATGGCTACGGCCGGCCTTCAGGTCTTCGCGCTGGTGCGCCGCCTGCGCGAGGAGCTGGGCGTGAACACCACCTGCGGCGCTTCGAATATTTCCTTCGGCCTGCCCAACCGGCACGGGATCAACAACGCCTTCCTTCCGATGGCGATGACCGCTGGGATGACATCGGCCATCATGAACCCCATCGCCCTGCCGGTGCCGGCCTCGAAGATCGAGGAACGCAAGCAGGAACTGCTGGAAGCCGGCATCGTCATCCCCGACGACATGGATCCCGAGACGTTTTGCCGTCTGACGGGCCTCGGGTCCACCCGGGCTCGTGCCGGCAAGGAGATGGAGGCGATCCGTGCGGCGAATTTCCTGACCAACAACGATCCCCATGGCACCGCCTGGATCATGTTCAACAAGGAAGCCCCGAAAAAGGGGCAGGAAGGGCGCGGACGTGATGCCCGTGCCGGTGGACGCCGCCGCCGCGGCTAG
- a CDS encoding HAD family hydrolase translates to MPALLFDLDGTMLDTDAIHRQVFVDMLGPRGIEVTEDFYRDHIHGRLNADFFAEWLPDEPDPIRLSDEKEAEFRRRLPRPYPAMPGVVALVERATEAGWPMAVVTNAMRPNAEAMLEAIGLRAHFDLLVIGEECPRGKPDPYPYVHAMEQLGVTPQTAIAFEDSPSGIRAAVGSGARTVAVRSALTREAALAEGAHASIQDFTDPALEDELRRLKGVPT, encoded by the coding sequence ATGCCTGCACTGCTCTTCGATCTGGACGGCACGATGCTCGATACCGATGCGATCCACCGGCAGGTCTTTGTCGACATGCTGGGACCGCGCGGGATCGAGGTGACCGAGGATTTCTACCGCGATCACATACACGGGCGCCTCAACGCCGATTTCTTCGCCGAATGGCTGCCCGACGAGCCAGACCCGATACGCCTCAGCGACGAGAAGGAAGCCGAGTTCCGGCGCCGTCTGCCCCGCCCCTACCCGGCCATGCCCGGTGTGGTGGCGCTGGTCGAACGGGCGACCGAAGCAGGCTGGCCGATGGCTGTCGTGACGAATGCCATGCGTCCCAATGCCGAGGCGATGCTCGAGGCGATCGGCCTGCGCGCGCATTTCGACCTTCTGGTGATCGGAGAGGAATGCCCGCGCGGCAAACCCGATCCCTATCCCTACGTCCACGCGATGGAGCAGCTCGGCGTGACGCCGCAGACCGCCATCGCGTTCGAGGACAGCCCCTCCGGCATCCGCGCCGCCGTCGGGTCGGGCGCGCGCACCGTCGCCGTAAGGTCAGCGCTGACCCGGGAAGCCGCCCTTGCCGAAGGCGCCCACGCCTCGATCCAGGATTTCACAGACCCCGCGCTGGAGGATGAACTCCGGCGTCTCAAAGGAGTGCCCACATGA
- a CDS encoding methylenetetrahydrofolate reductase: MALLNFKRKDDASTPPTPTPAVEAFLKDFSIEVMPRTAEKVDSFRELLPAGTRVYIAHIEGTPIADMVATAKRIHAEGYPVMPHFPARIIKDKATLADWIARYQGEADVKQALLLAGGVATPAGEFDSSMQLMETGLFDKAGFRRLHVAGHPEGNRDIDPKGGTTNVTAAMKWKNAFQSRTDAKMAIATQFAFEAKPIIDWAEALKAEGITLPIHIGIAGPAKLQTLIKFAVACGVGPSLKVLQKRAMDVTKLLLPYEPTEIVAELAAYRAAHPDFNITNVHFFPLGGIRTNAVWTIENGGASAVPAAATV; the protein is encoded by the coding sequence ATGGCCCTGCTGAACTTCAAGCGCAAGGATGATGCATCGACACCGCCCACGCCCACACCGGCGGTCGAGGCCTTCCTGAAGGACTTTTCCATCGAGGTGATGCCGCGCACCGCCGAGAAGGTCGACAGCTTTCGCGAGCTGCTGCCCGCCGGAACGCGCGTCTACATCGCCCATATCGAAGGCACGCCGATCGCGGACATGGTGGCGACGGCGAAACGGATCCATGCCGAGGGTTATCCGGTCATGCCGCATTTCCCGGCGCGCATCATCAAGGACAAGGCGACCTTGGCCGACTGGATCGCGCGCTACCAGGGTGAGGCGGATGTGAAGCAGGCGCTGCTGCTTGCCGGGGGCGTGGCGACGCCGGCCGGAGAGTTCGACAGCTCCATGCAGCTGATGGAGACGGGCCTGTTCGACAAGGCCGGTTTTCGGCGCCTGCACGTGGCCGGCCATCCGGAAGGCAACCGCGACATCGATCCGAAAGGCGGAACGACCAACGTGACGGCGGCGATGAAATGGAAGAACGCCTTCCAGTCGCGCACCGATGCGAAGATGGCCATCGCGACCCAGTTCGCCTTCGAGGCGAAACCGATCATCGACTGGGCCGAGGCGCTCAAGGCCGAGGGCATCACCCTGCCGATCCATATCGGCATCGCCGGGCCCGCGAAGCTCCAGACCCTGATCAAGTTCGCCGTCGCCTGCGGTGTCGGGCCTTCGCTCAAGGTGTTGCAGAAGCGCGCCATGGACGTGACCAAGCTGCTGCTGCCCTATGAGCCGACCGAGATCGTCGCAGAGCTCGCCGCCTACAGGGCCGCCCACCCGGACTTCAACATCACGAATGTCCATTTCTTCCCCCTTGGCGGGATCAGGACCAATGCCGTCTGGACCATCGAGAACGGGGGCGCGTCAGCGGTTCCCGCGGCTGCAACGGTTTGA
- a CDS encoding virulence factor produces MPEVTIVYWRDIPAQVIVGKGRRGSKRQLPERFEQAIDRAAMKVGADGTDDYLAEWRKAPPFEMEGDPEAIAEAEAARLDAEYDRERIKTLIANDGWA; encoded by the coding sequence ATGCCCGAAGTCACCATCGTCTACTGGCGCGATATCCCGGCCCAGGTCATCGTGGGCAAGGGCCGTCGCGGCTCCAAGCGGCAGCTGCCGGAGCGTTTCGAGCAGGCGATCGACCGGGCCGCGATGAAGGTGGGAGCGGACGGAACGGACGACTATCTTGCCGAATGGCGCAAGGCGCCACCTTTCGAGATGGAGGGCGACCCCGAAGCCATCGCCGAGGCCGAGGCGGCGCGGCTCGATGCGGAATACGACCGGGAGCGGATCAAGACGCTCATCGCCAACGACGGCTGGGCCTGA
- a CDS encoding Ppx/GppA phosphatase family protein has protein sequence MAPKRPDGAGALETRADLSPAPVPSDGGELYAALDLGTNSCRMLIARPRGRGFHVVDSFSKSVQLGAGLEHTGRLSRGSMARTVQALRICQQKLRRNKVRKMRLVATEACRRALNADEFLQRVKNETGLRLDIIKPEEEAQLAVISCAPLVNRKTENLLVVDIGGGSTELVWIDLSAVPKDDRARAIMRLQNGFHAARPDVPSARVVDWISVPLGVATLRDQFADVEDDSARFALMSWFFEENLNDFTPYHNSQPTEKFQIVGTSGTVTTVAASHLGLKRYDRTKVDGLRMSSEQIDRVIRSYLALGPDGRKADPRIGMDRQALIMSGAAILQALMRCWPTDRLSVADRGLREGLLYAQMSADGVLEDGAL, from the coding sequence ATGGCGCCAAAGCGTCCCGATGGTGCGGGCGCACTCGAAACCAGGGCGGATCTGAGTCCCGCGCCAGTCCCGTCAGACGGAGGCGAGCTTTATGCCGCCCTCGATCTGGGCACAAACAGTTGCCGCATGCTGATCGCCCGTCCCCGCGGGCGCGGCTTTCACGTGGTCGACAGTTTCTCCAAATCCGTCCAGCTCGGCGCCGGGCTTGAACATACCGGCCGCCTGTCGCGCGGATCGATGGCGCGCACGGTGCAGGCGCTGCGGATCTGCCAGCAGAAGCTGAGGCGCAACAAGGTGCGCAAGATGCGGCTGGTGGCGACCGAGGCCTGCCGCCGGGCCCTGAACGCGGACGAGTTCCTGCAGCGCGTCAAGAACGAGACAGGGCTTCGGCTCGACATCATCAAGCCCGAGGAAGAGGCGCAGCTCGCCGTCATCTCCTGCGCCCCGCTGGTCAACCGCAAGACCGAGAACCTGCTGGTGGTCGATATCGGCGGCGGCTCTACCGAGCTGGTGTGGATCGACCTCTCCGCCGTGCCCAAGGACGACCGGGCCCGCGCCATCATGCGCCTTCAGAACGGCTTTCACGCCGCCCGCCCGGATGTTCCGTCGGCCCGGGTCGTCGACTGGATATCGGTGCCGCTCGGGGTGGCGACGCTGCGCGACCAGTTCGCCGACGTCGAGGACGATTCGGCCCGCTTCGCGCTGATGAGCTGGTTCTTCGAGGAAAATCTCAACGACTTCACCCCCTATCACAATTCCCAGCCGACCGAGAAATTCCAGATCGTCGGGACCTCGGGGACGGTCACGACCGTGGCGGCCAGCCATCTCGGGCTCAAGCGCTACGATCGCACCAAGGTCGACGGGCTGCGGATGAGCTCGGAACAGATCGACCGCGTGATCCGCAGCTACCTCGCCCTCGGTCCGGACGGGCGCAAGGCCGATCCGCGGATCGGGATGGACCGCCAGGCGCTGATCATGTCGGGTGCCGCCATTCTTCAGGCATTGATGCGCTGCTGGCCGACCGACCGGCTGTCGGTTGCAGATCGAGGGTTGCGCGAGGGGCTGCTCTACGCGCAGATGAGCGCGGACGGCGTGTTGGAAGACGGAGCGCTCTGA
- a CDS encoding RlmE family RNA methyltransferase, whose protein sequence is MAKEPGSSRTKNSSGRGQRDLKVKVKTARGRKLSSTRWLQRQLNDPYVKRAKAEGYRGRAAFKILELDEKYRFLVPGARVVDLGAAPGGWCQVAVERVNALGEKSGKAVGTVLGVDLQEMEPIAGAELHQLDFLAEDADRMVRDWLGGKADVVMSDMAAASSGHKQTDHLRIVALCEAAADLAFDVLEEGGTFVAKVLAGGAEGTLQAILKKRFDKVANVKPPASRSDSSEKFVVATGYRPPAD, encoded by the coding sequence ATGGCAAAGGAACCCGGCAGCAGCCGCACGAAGAACAGTTCGGGCAGGGGCCAACGCGACCTGAAGGTCAAGGTCAAGACGGCGCGGGGGCGAAAGCTCAGCTCGACCCGCTGGCTCCAGCGCCAGCTCAACGACCCTTACGTCAAGCGCGCGAAGGCCGAGGGCTATCGTGGGCGCGCGGCCTTCAAGATCCTCGAGCTTGACGAAAAGTACCGCTTTCTGGTGCCGGGTGCGCGGGTGGTCGATCTTGGCGCGGCGCCGGGTGGCTGGTGCCAGGTCGCGGTCGAGCGGGTCAACGCGCTCGGCGAGAAGTCCGGCAAGGCCGTGGGCACGGTTCTGGGCGTGGATCTTCAGGAGATGGAGCCGATCGCGGGCGCCGAGCTGCACCAGCTGGATTTCCTTGCCGAGGACGCTGACCGGATGGTGCGCGACTGGCTGGGCGGCAAGGCCGACGTGGTGATGTCGGACATGGCGGCGGCGAGTTCGGGGCACAAGCAGACGGACCATCTGCGCATCGTGGCGCTTTGCGAGGCGGCGGCGGATCTCGCCTTCGACGTGCTCGAGGAGGGCGGTACCTTCGTGGCCAAGGTTCTGGCCGGCGGCGCCGAGGGCACTCTGCAGGCGATCCTGAAAAAGCGCTTTGACAAGGTCGCCAACGTGAAGCCGCCCGCAAGCCGGTCGGACAGTTCCGAGAAGTTCGTCGTCGCGACCGGTTACCGCCCGCCAGCCGACTGA
- a CDS encoding Dyp-type peroxidase: MTERLELADIQGNIVRAYGRFGFPHARYFLFHVAEAEAGRRFLRKLAPLVTTAERWEGGPDDSHQRGVPRPKVTLNIAISARGLAALGLPGESLRSLPEPLLQGMHHRAPLLGDEGDSGIDRWDRVWRDGVQLPEAAIHILVSVSARMRDDGTPVPEFDERSAMLRDLVAELGGGVSLLSGHGPTESDFQQAGALLLDAGDGRKRIDPREHFGFVDGVGDPVFIGQFTPEAQRRRVKGRGKLTADGKWGPLATGEFVIGHVDESQEMTRASKPDSLTRNGSFMAFRKLHQDVGAFAEFMGAEARRFAAARGIDDEVADQTLRAKMIGRWSNGVPLSVAPTWEDLQAFEREWADVAALRGRKDRNQDQEARVQAWKEKLADFSYRDDKAGIRCPIGAHIRRGNVRDHLDPSLYAGTPDTYNGSSLSNRRRILRRGLPYGSFDPDATGADGEHGIIFIAVCANLERQFEFVLQQWINYGMDNNSGNDTCPLLGTRPEGSKFVVQADPDSDDAPYIVTGLPQFVTTRGGEYFFIPGLTALRMIATGTTDPV, encoded by the coding sequence ATGACCGAACGTCTCGAACTTGCCGACATTCAAGGCAACATCGTGCGCGCCTATGGCCGCTTCGGGTTTCCGCATGCCCGCTACTTCCTGTTTCACGTGGCCGAAGCCGAGGCTGGTCGGCGGTTCCTGCGCAAGCTCGCGCCGCTTGTCACGACGGCCGAACGCTGGGAAGGCGGCCCTGACGACAGCCACCAGAGAGGCGTGCCGCGCCCGAAGGTGACATTGAACATCGCGATTTCCGCCAGGGGGCTCGCGGCGCTGGGATTGCCCGGAGAGTCCCTGCGCAGCCTGCCCGAGCCGCTTTTGCAGGGCATGCACCACCGCGCGCCGCTGCTGGGGGACGAGGGCGACAGCGGAATAGACCGTTGGGACAGGGTGTGGCGAGATGGCGTGCAGCTTCCCGAGGCCGCGATCCACATACTGGTTTCGGTCAGCGCGCGGATGCGGGATGACGGCACCCCGGTTCCCGAGTTCGATGAGCGCAGCGCGATGCTGCGCGATCTGGTGGCGGAACTCGGCGGCGGGGTTTCGTTGCTGTCCGGACACGGGCCAACGGAGAGCGATTTCCAGCAGGCAGGCGCCCTGCTGCTGGATGCCGGAGATGGCCGCAAGAGGATCGATCCCCGCGAGCATTTCGGCTTCGTCGATGGTGTCGGGGATCCGGTCTTCATCGGCCAGTTCACGCCCGAGGCCCAAAGGCGGCGGGTCAAGGGGCGCGGCAAGCTGACGGCGGACGGCAAGTGGGGGCCGCTTGCAACGGGTGAATTCGTGATCGGCCATGTGGACGAATCCCAGGAGATGACCCGCGCGTCAAAACCGGATTCACTCACGCGAAACGGCTCGTTCATGGCATTCCGGAAGCTGCACCAGGATGTGGGAGCGTTTGCGGAGTTCATGGGCGCCGAGGCAAGACGCTTTGCCGCTGCGCGCGGCATCGACGATGAGGTGGCCGATCAGACCCTGCGGGCGAAGATGATCGGACGCTGGTCCAACGGCGTCCCGCTCTCGGTTGCGCCGACCTGGGAGGATCTTCAGGCATTCGAGCGGGAATGGGCCGACGTTGCCGCCCTGCGAGGTCGCAAGGATCGCAATCAGGACCAGGAGGCGCGGGTCCAGGCATGGAAGGAAAAGCTGGCCGACTTCAGCTACCGTGATGACAAGGCAGGTATCCGCTGTCCTATCGGAGCGCATATCCGGCGCGGCAACGTGCGCGACCATCTCGATCCCAGCCTCTATGCCGGAACGCCGGATACCTACAACGGCTCGTCGCTTTCCAACCGGCGGCGCATCCTGCGCCGGGGACTTCCCTACGGCAGTTTCGATCCCGATGCGACCGGGGCCGACGGTGAGCATGGCATCATCTTCATCGCCGTCTGCGCCAACCTCGAACGCCAGTTCGAGTTCGTGCTTCAGCAATGGATCAACTACGGCATGGACAACAACTCGGGCAACGACACCTGTCCGTTGCTCGGCACGAGGCCCGAGGGGTCCAAGTTCGTGGTCCAGGCCGATCCCGACAGCGACGACGCGCCCTATATCGTGACCGGCCTGCCGCAATTCGTGACGACGCGGGGGGGCGAGTATTTCTTCATTCCCGGCCTCACCGCATTGCGCATGATCGCGACCGGCACGACGGATCCGGTCTGA